One region of Xylanimonas ulmi genomic DNA includes:
- a CDS encoding ABC transporter ATP-binding protein has protein sequence MSIAIESLTKRYGTSVVVDDVTIDLPAGGVVSIIGPNGAGKSTLLGMVARLLPAQAGRVLVDGDDVATTKGDVLARRLGILRQDNHLAVRLTVRDLVTFGRYPHTKGRTTPQDVRHVEAALAYLDLEDLAGRFLDELSGGQRQRAFVAMVLAQDTDYVLLDEPLNNLDLKHARAMMRLARQAAADLGKTVVTVLHDVNFASCWSDVVVAMRDGRVVAHGSPEQVITREVLRAVYDVDVTVHETDGRRVALYYT, from the coding sequence ATGAGCATCGCCATCGAGTCCCTGACCAAGCGGTACGGCACGTCGGTCGTGGTCGACGACGTGACCATCGACCTGCCGGCCGGGGGAGTGGTGTCGATCATCGGCCCCAACGGGGCCGGCAAGTCGACGCTGCTGGGCATGGTCGCGCGCCTGCTGCCCGCGCAGGCCGGGCGCGTGCTGGTCGACGGCGACGACGTCGCCACGACCAAGGGCGACGTGCTCGCCCGGCGCCTGGGCATCCTGCGGCAGGACAACCACCTCGCGGTGCGCCTGACGGTGCGCGACCTGGTGACCTTCGGCCGCTACCCGCACACCAAGGGCCGCACCACGCCGCAGGACGTGCGCCACGTCGAGGCCGCGCTGGCCTACCTGGACCTGGAGGACCTGGCCGGGCGCTTCCTCGACGAGTTGTCGGGCGGGCAGCGTCAGCGCGCGTTCGTGGCGATGGTGCTCGCGCAGGACACCGACTACGTGCTGCTTGACGAGCCGCTCAACAACCTCGACCTCAAGCACGCGCGCGCCATGATGCGCCTGGCGCGCCAAGCCGCCGCCGACCTGGGCAAGACGGTCGTGACGGTGCTGCACGACGTCAACTTCGCCTCGTGCTGGTCGGACGTCGTCGTGGCGATGCGCGACGGGCGTGTGGTGGCCCACGGCAGCCCCGAGCAGGTCATCACACGCGAGGTGCTGCGGGCGGTCTACGACGTCGATGTGACCGTCCATGAGACCGACGGGAGGCGCGTGGCGCTCTACTACACCTGA
- a CDS encoding ABC transporter permease produces the protein MTHRLAVSSALALLAALALASVFIGVSDVTPATLWRGDGHARDLLTLSRLPRTVAILLAGASTAVAGVVMQLLVRNRFVEPSTVGTAESAGLGLLVVTIWAPAMALPGKIAVASGFALAGTALFLAVLRAVPLRSVVTVPLVGIMLGGVIGAGTAYLAFRYDLMQTLSSWLTGDFSGVMAGRFELLWLVGALTIVVYLVADRFTVVGLGKDTATSLGLGYRGVLALGLAVVSVTSAVVVVVVGALPFLGLVVPNVVSMLVGDNLRRSLPWVALGGAALVLVCDVLGRVIRHPFEIPIGVVMGVVGAAVFLWLLLRRAPDVG, from the coding sequence GTGACACACCGGCTGGCCGTCAGCAGCGCGCTCGCGCTGCTGGCGGCCCTCGCGTTGGCGAGCGTGTTCATCGGCGTCAGCGACGTGACCCCCGCGACGCTGTGGCGTGGCGACGGGCACGCGCGCGACCTGCTGACCCTCTCGCGCCTGCCCCGCACCGTGGCGATCCTGCTCGCGGGCGCGTCCACGGCGGTGGCGGGCGTCGTCATGCAGCTGCTGGTGCGCAACCGGTTCGTCGAGCCGTCGACCGTCGGCACGGCCGAGTCGGCCGGACTCGGCCTGCTGGTCGTGACCATCTGGGCGCCGGCGATGGCGCTGCCCGGCAAGATCGCCGTCGCCTCGGGCTTCGCGCTGGCGGGCACGGCGTTGTTCCTGGCGGTGCTGCGCGCCGTCCCGCTGCGCTCGGTCGTCACGGTCCCGCTCGTCGGCATCATGCTCGGCGGCGTCATCGGCGCGGGCACGGCGTACCTGGCCTTCAGGTATGACCTCATGCAGACGCTCTCATCGTGGCTGACCGGCGACTTCTCGGGCGTCATGGCCGGGCGCTTTGAGCTGTTGTGGCTCGTCGGCGCGCTGACCATCGTCGTCTACCTCGTGGCCGACCGGTTCACGGTCGTGGGCCTGGGCAAGGACACCGCCACGTCGCTGGGCCTGGGCTATCGCGGCGTGCTCGCGCTGGGGCTCGCCGTCGTGTCCGTGACGAGCGCGGTGGTCGTCGTGGTGGTCGGCGCGCTGCCGTTCCTCGGCCTGGTCGTGCCCAACGTCGTGAGCATGCTCGTGGGCGACAACCTGCGCCGCTCGCTGCCGTGGGTCGCGCTCGGCGGGGCCGCGCTGGTGCTCGTGTGCGACGTGCTCGGGCGCGTCATCCGCCACCCGTTCGAGATCCCCATCGGCGTGGTCATGGGTGTCGTCGGCGCGGCGGTCTTCCTGTGGCTGCTGCTGAGGCGGGCGCCCGATGTCGGCTGA
- a CDS encoding PhnE/PtxC family ABC transporter permease translates to MSADTLARPQAPAARIPLVSGQERRFFTAALAVIVGATALTTWITGFNPLAALAGMPSALGFVAADYLPPTVNNGGLLARALVETVALALTSTLVASALAFLAALIGCRAVSPLPWAAPIVRGFATLVRNIPDLVWAVILFTAMGFGFHVGFAALTLGTFGFLTRAFIESMDEVSADTTETLAAVGASFPQRVMQSIVPSFTKDFIAWFLYCIEVSIRGATIVGMLGGGGVGMLLNGELGLARWRPRAMGTILILAVLVIAVDLLTSYLRTKLLNPSAARSAADRSESALVVRRGRIAVTQRGRDREVNLFLLCALALSLAAFWPIRDASWGRLLTDFPHLSRTLFELASLDFSAWDRTWTSFLDTMGIAVLSTVYSAILALLIAPFATRNLVRNPVGPALITSVATLIRTIPNPVLVMMAIAPFGLGVTPGIIGLTLSSTAFFVRVFVQGYEDVPDETIEALQATGAGRVQVFLSAMLPASRSHMVAWIGMRFEMNFMGSAILGMVGAGGVGGVINEAVRGRQFGVAGVAILLVFVFAFALELTMAKVKRTYIR, encoded by the coding sequence GTGAGCGCTGACACCCTCGCCCGGCCGCAGGCGCCCGCGGCCCGCATCCCCCTCGTCTCGGGGCAGGAGCGCCGGTTCTTCACGGCCGCCCTCGCCGTCATCGTCGGCGCGACGGCGCTGACGACCTGGATCACCGGCTTCAACCCCTTGGCGGCGCTCGCGGGCATGCCCAGCGCGCTCGGGTTCGTCGCCGCCGACTACCTCCCGCCGACCGTCAACAACGGGGGCCTGCTGGCGCGGGCGCTGGTCGAGACGGTCGCGCTCGCGCTGACCTCGACCCTCGTCGCCTCGGCGCTCGCCTTCCTGGCGGCGCTGATCGGCTGCCGCGCCGTGTCGCCGCTCCCGTGGGCGGCGCCCATCGTGCGCGGCTTCGCGACGCTTGTGCGCAACATCCCCGACCTGGTGTGGGCCGTCATCCTGTTCACGGCCATGGGCTTCGGGTTCCACGTCGGGTTCGCCGCCCTGACGCTGGGCACCTTCGGGTTCCTCACGCGCGCCTTCATCGAGTCGATGGACGAGGTGTCGGCCGACACGACCGAGACGCTCGCCGCCGTCGGGGCGAGCTTCCCGCAGCGCGTCATGCAGTCGATCGTCCCCTCGTTCACCAAGGACTTCATCGCCTGGTTCCTGTACTGCATCGAGGTCTCCATCCGCGGCGCGACGATCGTCGGCATGCTCGGCGGCGGCGGCGTCGGGATGCTCCTCAACGGCGAGCTGGGCCTGGCCCGGTGGCGCCCGCGCGCGATGGGCACGATCCTCATCCTCGCGGTGCTCGTCATCGCCGTCGACCTGCTCACCTCCTACCTGCGCACCAAGCTGCTCAACCCGTCGGCGGCGCGGTCGGCGGCCGACCGGAGCGAGAGCGCCCTGGTGGTGCGCCGCGGGCGCATCGCCGTCACCCAGCGGGGACGCGACCGCGAGGTCAACCTGTTCCTGCTGTGCGCGCTCGCGCTGTCGCTGGCCGCGTTCTGGCCGATCCGCGACGCGTCCTGGGGGCGTCTGCTCACCGACTTCCCGCACCTGAGCCGCACGCTGTTCGAACTGGCCTCACTCGACTTCAGCGCCTGGGACCGCACCTGGACGTCGTTCCTCGACACGATGGGCATCGCGGTGCTCTCGACCGTCTACTCGGCGATCCTCGCGCTGCTCATCGCGCCGTTCGCGACCCGCAACCTCGTGCGCAACCCCGTCGGCCCCGCGCTCATCACGTCGGTCGCGACGCTGATCCGCACCATCCCCAACCCCGTGCTGGTCATGATGGCGATCGCGCCGTTCGGCCTGGGCGTCACGCCCGGCATCATCGGACTGACCCTGAGCTCGACGGCGTTCTTCGTGCGCGTGTTCGTCCAGGGCTACGAGGACGTCCCCGATGAGACCATCGAGGCGCTGCAGGCCACCGGCGCGGGCCGCGTCCAGGTGTTCCTCAGCGCGATGCTGCCCGCCTCGCGCAGCCACATGGTCGCGTGGATCGGCATGCGGTTCGAGATGAACTTCATGGGCTCGGCGATCCTCGGCATGGTCGGCGCCGGCGGCGTCGGCGGCGTGATCAACGAGGCGGTGCGCGGGCGCCAGTTCGGCGTCGCGGGTGTGGCGATCCTCCTGGTGTTCGTCTTCGCCTTCGCGCTCGAGCTGACGATGGCCAAGGTCAAGCGCACCTACATCCGCTGA
- a CDS encoding iron chelate uptake ABC transporter family permease subunit — translation MSADLVRARPTSPAPLAPPPPAATQRRRERLVLLALGVLAIAVIAVYLVVNVRAGWAFVLPFRGRRVAAMVLVGVAIATSTVAFQTLTANRILTPSIMGFDALYQALQTALIFGLGSIAVVRIGQIAEFGLSAALMVGASLALFGSLFSSGRRSVHLVLLIGVVLGTGLRSVTALLQRLMEPSEFQVLVSRLFASFTAVDETLLALAAVVVSGCCAALWSIRRRLDVLALGRQMAVSLGVDHRRTTMLVLTLVTVLVSTSTALVGPITFFGLLVANLAYALAGTHRHAVTLPTAALLAVVTLVGGQAVLEHLLGAATVLSVVIEFLGGIVFIGMLVASGRRR, via the coding sequence ATGTCGGCTGACCTCGTGCGCGCGCGCCCGACGTCGCCGGCGCCGCTCGCGCCGCCACCGCCCGCCGCGACCCAGCGCCGCCGCGAGCGCCTCGTGCTGCTCGCGCTCGGTGTGCTCGCCATCGCCGTGATCGCCGTGTACCTGGTGGTCAACGTCCGCGCCGGGTGGGCGTTCGTGCTGCCCTTCCGCGGCCGCCGCGTCGCGGCCATGGTCCTGGTCGGCGTCGCGATCGCGACCAGCACCGTGGCGTTCCAGACCCTGACGGCCAACCGGATCCTGACCCCGTCGATCATGGGCTTCGACGCCCTGTACCAGGCGCTGCAGACCGCGCTGATCTTCGGGCTCGGCTCGATCGCCGTCGTGCGGATCGGGCAGATCGCCGAGTTCGGCCTGTCGGCGGCGCTCATGGTGGGCGCCTCGCTCGCGCTGTTCGGGTCGCTTTTCTCCAGCGGACGACGGTCGGTGCACCTGGTGCTGCTGATCGGCGTCGTGCTCGGCACCGGGCTGCGGTCGGTGACCGCGCTGCTGCAGCGGCTCATGGAGCCGAGCGAGTTCCAGGTGCTGGTCTCGCGGCTGTTCGCGAGCTTCACGGCGGTCGACGAGACGCTGTTGGCCCTCGCCGCCGTCGTCGTGAGCGGGTGCTGCGCGGCGTTGTGGTCGATCCGCCGGCGCCTCGACGTGCTGGCCCTCGGCCGACAGATGGCGGTCTCGCTGGGCGTGGACCACCGCCGCACCACCATGCTCGTGCTCACCCTGGTGACGGTCCTGGTCTCGACGTCGACGGCGTTGGTCGGGCCCATCACGTTCTTCGGCCTGCTGGTGGCCAACCTGGCCTACGCCCTGGCCGGGACCCACCGGCACGCGGTCACGCTCCCGACGGCGGCGCTGCTCGCGGTCGTGACCCTGGTGGGCGGGCAGGCGGTGCTCGAGCACCTCCTGGGCGCCGCCACCGTGCTGTCCGTCGTCATCGAGTTTCTGGGAGGCATCGTGTTCATCGGCATGCTGGTGGCCAGCGGGAGGCGGCGATGA
- the dhaL gene encoding dihydroxyacetone kinase subunit DhaL: protein MALDAGWARRWVAESAAAIAAARDDLTELDRQIGDGDHGANLDRGFRAVVAKLEATPAPDGEAEQVGAVLKLVATTLMSTVGGASGPLYGTAFLRASKAASREALDVSSVVALLEAALEGIEARGHATPGEKTMVDAWQPAVEAAAATGGDDPVAVLRAAADAADAGSTATIPLVATKGRASYLGERSAGHEDPGARSTALLLRAAVSAADADDGA, encoded by the coding sequence ATGGCGCTCGACGCCGGGTGGGCGAGACGGTGGGTCGCGGAGTCGGCGGCGGCGATCGCCGCGGCCAGGGACGACCTGACCGAGCTGGATCGACAGATCGGGGACGGGGACCACGGGGCCAACCTCGACCGGGGGTTTCGCGCCGTCGTCGCGAAGCTGGAGGCGACGCCGGCCCCGGACGGCGAGGCCGAGCAGGTCGGCGCCGTGCTCAAGCTCGTGGCGACGACCCTCATGTCGACGGTCGGGGGCGCCTCCGGCCCGCTGTATGGGACGGCGTTCCTGCGGGCCTCCAAGGCCGCCTCGCGCGAGGCGCTCGACGTGTCCTCGGTCGTCGCGCTGCTCGAGGCGGCCCTGGAGGGCATCGAGGCGCGCGGTCACGCCACGCCCGGCGAGAAGACCATGGTCGACGCGTGGCAGCCCGCGGTCGAGGCCGCCGCGGCGACGGGCGGCGACGACCCCGTCGCGGTGCTGCGCGCCGCGGCCGACGCGGCCGACGCCGGCTCCACCGCGACCATCCCGCTGGTCGCGACCAAGGGCCGCGCCTCCTACCTCGGTGAGCGCTCGGCGGGTCACGAGGATCCGGGCGCCCGGTCGACCGCGCTGCTGCTGCGCGCCGCGGTGAGCGCGGCCGACGCTGACGACGGAGCGTGA
- a CDS encoding tyrosine-protein phosphatase, which translates to MTTPSRTLPIRGARNVRDLGGYATQDGRRIKFGRLVRAAELTDVTPADRAYLADRVHVIADLRTSHERAERPTPPIEGVRNVHLPVFEQGGHDNNITKAVRAAAQGTLDEPPMLEVNREFVTSELATRTYVELIDHVLGAPEDKAVLWHCTAGKDRTGMAAVILLVALGVDEHTIYEDYLETNEHLAEHVERIVGEIADPTEAAVMRSFWVAKRSYLDAAFDEMRARFGSVDGYLRTALGLDDAKREALRAALLH; encoded by the coding sequence ATGACCACGCCATCGCGCACCCTCCCGATCAGGGGCGCCCGCAACGTCCGTGACCTGGGTGGCTACGCCACCCAGGACGGTCGCCGCATCAAGTTCGGCCGCCTCGTGCGGGCCGCCGAGCTCACCGACGTCACCCCCGCGGACCGCGCCTACCTGGCCGACCGCGTCCATGTCATCGCCGACCTGCGCACCTCGCACGAGCGCGCCGAGCGCCCGACGCCGCCCATCGAAGGCGTGCGCAACGTGCACCTGCCGGTCTTCGAGCAGGGTGGGCACGACAACAACATCACCAAGGCCGTGCGCGCGGCGGCGCAGGGCACGCTCGACGAGCCGCCGATGCTCGAGGTGAACCGCGAGTTCGTCACGAGCGAGCTCGCGACCCGCACCTACGTCGAGCTCATCGACCACGTCCTGGGCGCGCCCGAGGACAAGGCGGTGCTGTGGCACTGCACGGCCGGCAAGGACCGCACCGGCATGGCCGCGGTCATCCTGCTGGTCGCGCTCGGCGTCGACGAGCACACCATCTACGAGGACTACCTCGAGACCAACGAGCACCTCGCCGAGCACGTCGAGCGGATCGTCGGCGAGATCGCCGACCCCACCGAGGCCGCCGTGATGCGCTCGTTCTGGGTCGCCAAGCGCTCCTACCTCGACGCCGCGTTCGACGAGATGCGCGCCCGGTTCGGATCCGTCGACGGCTACCTGCGCACGGCGCTGGGCCTCGACGACGCCAAGCGCGAGGCGCTGCGCGCCGCGCTGCTGCACTGA
- the dhaM gene encoding dihydroxyacetone kinase phosphoryl donor subunit DhaM — translation MSVALVLVSHSVRLAHGVVELAAQMAPDVPLLVGAGMVDGGLGTSIDVVEHAVDQGLAQADGVVVLADLGSAVLTVESALDLRDEWSGRVRLADAPFVEGAVAAAVAAQQGGDADAVEVAARRAAAMFASPPEPPTPPIPPTPPIPPTPPVEPVETVSARVTVRNPLGLHARPAAQLARVVADLGVPVTVGGADGASVLALLALGATGGAELDVVARGPGAGAALDAVVALIEGGFGEV, via the coding sequence GTGAGCGTCGCCCTGGTGCTGGTCTCCCACTCCGTGCGGCTCGCGCACGGGGTCGTCGAGCTCGCGGCGCAGATGGCGCCGGATGTGCCGCTGCTGGTCGGCGCCGGCATGGTCGACGGCGGCCTGGGCACGTCGATCGACGTCGTCGAGCACGCCGTGGACCAGGGGCTCGCGCAGGCCGACGGCGTCGTGGTGCTCGCCGACCTGGGGTCCGCGGTGCTGACCGTCGAGTCGGCGCTCGACCTGCGCGACGAGTGGTCGGGGCGCGTGCGGCTCGCCGACGCCCCGTTCGTCGAGGGCGCCGTGGCGGCCGCGGTCGCGGCGCAGCAGGGTGGCGACGCCGACGCCGTCGAGGTCGCCGCACGCCGGGCGGCGGCGATGTTCGCCTCGCCTCCCGAGCCGCCGACCCCGCCGATCCCGCCCACCCCGCCGATCCCGCCCACCCCGCCGGTCGAGCCCGTCGAGACCGTCTCGGCCCGCGTCACCGTGCGCAACCCGCTCGGGCTGCACGCCCGCCCCGCCGCCCAGCTCGCACGGGTGGTGGCCGACCTCGGCGTGCCCGTGACCGTCGGGGGAGCGGACGGCGCGAGCGTGCTCGCGCTCCTCGCGCTCGGCGCGACGGGCGGCGCCGAGCTCGACGTCGTCGCCCGGGGCCCGGGGGCCGGCGCGGCGCTCGACGCCGTCGTCGCGCTCATCGAGGGCGGCTTCGGCGAGGTGTGA
- the dhaK gene encoding dihydroxyacetone kinase subunit DhaK has translation MKKLLDDPENAVADSLAGFAAAHADLVEVRGLDGAQPLFVTRAAGAVPGKVGLVSGGGSGHEPLHAGFVGDGMLDAAVPGAVFTSPTPDQIAPALQAADTGRGVLAIVKNYTGDVLNFETAVELAEAEDVEVATVVVNDDVAVEDSLYTAGRRGVAGTVAVEKIAGAAAARGDDLAAVTAVAQRVIDNVRTMGVALAACTVPHVGKPSFDLGDDEIEVGIGIHGEPGRHRVPAATASEVTRLLLEPVADDLGLQAGERVLLFVNGMGGTPLSELYVVYGRARSLLEQRGVTVARSLVGDYVTSLEMQGASVTVLRLDDELERLWDAPVRTPALHW, from the coding sequence ATGAAGAAGTTGCTGGACGATCCAGAGAACGCGGTCGCCGACTCGCTCGCGGGCTTCGCCGCGGCGCACGCCGACCTGGTCGAGGTGCGCGGGCTCGACGGCGCGCAACCCCTCTTCGTGACCCGCGCCGCAGGAGCCGTACCGGGCAAGGTCGGCCTGGTCTCGGGCGGCGGCTCGGGCCACGAGCCGCTGCACGCCGGGTTCGTGGGCGACGGCATGCTCGACGCCGCGGTCCCCGGCGCGGTGTTCACCTCTCCGACGCCCGACCAGATCGCCCCCGCGCTCCAGGCGGCCGACACCGGCCGGGGTGTGCTCGCCATCGTGAAGAACTACACCGGAGACGTCCTCAACTTCGAGACGGCCGTCGAGCTCGCCGAGGCTGAGGACGTCGAGGTCGCGACCGTCGTCGTCAACGACGACGTCGCCGTCGAGGACTCGCTCTACACGGCTGGGCGCCGCGGCGTCGCGGGCACGGTCGCGGTCGAGAAGATCGCCGGGGCCGCGGCGGCGCGGGGCGACGACCTGGCCGCCGTCACCGCGGTGGCGCAGCGGGTCATCGACAACGTGCGCACCATGGGCGTCGCGCTCGCCGCGTGCACGGTCCCGCATGTCGGCAAGCCCTCCTTCGACCTGGGCGACGACGAGATCGAGGTCGGCATCGGCATCCACGGCGAGCCCGGCCGCCATCGGGTCCCCGCGGCGACCGCGAGCGAGGTCACGCGCCTGCTGCTCGAACCCGTCGCCGACGATCTGGGCCTCCAGGCCGGCGAGCGAGTGTTGCTGTTCGTCAACGGTATGGGCGGAACCCCGCTGTCCGAGCTGTATGTGGTCTATGGTCGGGCGCGGTCGCTCCTGGAGCAGCGCGGCGTGACCGTGGCCCGCTCGCTCGTGGGCGACTACGTCACCTCGCTGGAGATGCAGGGCGCGTCGGTCACCGTGCTGCGGTTGGACGACGAGCTCGAACGCCTCTGGGACGCCCCAGTGCGTACGCCCGCGCTCCACTGGTGA
- a CDS encoding DUF4233 domain-containing protein — MSSKDRPAPGDRIAPKKSALVQFTALTLQLEAFCVAFAAVALYGLRDSLYEKGPLAVSEPAAIWAVGGSLFVLLLVLSRLTSRPVGLAGGTIAQVPVIATGLVLPMMFLVAAVFVVMWAASLRIGARVDRERRAYDAEHPETAPNV, encoded by the coding sequence GTGAGCAGCAAGGACAGGCCCGCCCCCGGCGACCGCATCGCGCCCAAGAAGTCGGCACTCGTGCAGTTCACGGCGCTGACGCTGCAGTTGGAGGCGTTCTGCGTCGCGTTCGCCGCGGTCGCCCTCTACGGCCTGCGCGACAGCCTCTACGAGAAGGGCCCGCTCGCCGTGTCGGAGCCTGCGGCGATCTGGGCCGTGGGTGGGTCCCTGTTCGTCCTGCTGCTGGTGCTCTCGCGGCTCACCTCGCGGCCGGTCGGCCTCGCGGGTGGCACGATCGCGCAGGTTCCGGTCATCGCGACCGGACTCGTGCTGCCCATGATGTTCCTGGTGGCCGCGGTGTTCGTGGTCATGTGGGCCGCCTCGCTGCGGATCGGCGCCCGCGTGGACCGTGAGCGGCGCGCGTACGACGCCGAGCATCCGGAGACGGCGCCGAACGTGTGA
- the phnD gene encoding phosphate/phosphite/phosphonate ABC transporter substrate-binding protein has protein sequence MKLTRLARAAVAATAATAAVAMLAGCTGGATAADTPSGAQSLRIGYLPQDETPHFAAARQGLATDLAAATGLEVSEYHVADMSALVEAMRHGHVDMAIVGAMGVVQAYQVADSFPLVAMQQEEGPLHSDIIVRADSGIHTIADLMALDAPSIAFVDHISTTGTLLPAIGIMEAFPERDLDFDDILHGDVFSTVVFAGGHPNVAQAVIQGDAVAGGIAHRQTAVELERLGLSEDYLRVIHRSEPVMGATMVASSSLDADLIEVLRDFLVGFDNEDYFYGMWGNRSARFFDTEIGEFADLFVIDEMLG, from the coding sequence GTGAAGCTCACTCGCCTCGCCCGTGCCGCCGTCGCGGCCACCGCCGCGACCGCAGCCGTCGCCATGCTCGCCGGCTGCACCGGCGGCGCGACCGCAGCCGACACCCCGTCCGGCGCCCAGTCGCTCCGCATCGGCTACCTGCCCCAGGACGAGACGCCGCACTTCGCCGCGGCCCGGCAGGGCCTGGCCACCGACCTCGCCGCAGCCACCGGCCTGGAGGTCTCCGAGTACCACGTCGCCGACATGTCCGCCCTGGTCGAGGCCATGCGCCACGGCCACGTCGACATGGCGATCGTGGGCGCGATGGGCGTCGTCCAGGCCTACCAGGTCGCCGACTCCTTCCCGCTCGTCGCCATGCAGCAGGAGGAGGGCCCGCTGCACTCCGACATCATCGTGCGCGCCGACTCCGGCATCCACACCATCGCCGACCTCATGGCCCTCGACGCGCCGTCGATCGCCTTCGTCGACCACATCTCGACCACGGGCACGCTGCTGCCCGCGATCGGGATCATGGAGGCCTTCCCCGAGCGGGACCTCGACTTCGACGACATCCTGCACGGCGACGTCTTCTCGACCGTCGTCTTCGCCGGCGGCCACCCGAACGTCGCGCAGGCCGTCATCCAGGGTGACGCGGTCGCCGGTGGCATCGCCCACCGCCAGACCGCCGTCGAGCTCGAGCGCCTGGGCCTGTCGGAGGACTACCTGCGCGTGATCCACCGCTCCGAGCCCGTCATGGGCGCGACCATGGTCGCCTCGTCCTCGCTGGACGCCGACCTCATCGAGGTGCTGCGCGACTTCCTCGTGGGCTTCGACAACGAGGACTACTTCTACGGCATGTGGGGCAACCGCTCGGCGCGGTTCTTCGACACCGAGATCGGCGAGTTCGCCGACCTGTTCGTCATCGACGAGATGCTCGGCTGA
- the phnC gene encoding phosphonate ABC transporter ATP-binding protein, which produces MADTIVSPKPLETTTPPGAEVVLSVQGVSKTYTNGTKALRDVSFDVRRGEFVVVIGPSGSGKSTLMRSLNRLVDVTSGAVLVDGESLTKAGGARLRAVRRRVAMVFQHANLVGRLTVLQNVLHGRLGHMGTLAGMFGRYTEADKQTAVDLLREIELGEHMYNRAAELSGGQKQRVGIARAIIQDPSVLLCDEPIASLDPSVSKVIMDMIFQMATSRNITAIVNLHQIDVALRYATRIIGMHKGEIVFDGPPADLTAETIERIYDTPVGELMIGEELRGER; this is translated from the coding sequence ATGGCCGACACGATCGTGAGCCCGAAGCCCCTCGAGACGACCACGCCCCCGGGCGCCGAGGTGGTCCTGTCCGTGCAGGGCGTCTCGAAGACCTATACGAACGGCACCAAGGCGCTGCGCGACGTCTCCTTCGACGTGCGGCGCGGCGAGTTCGTCGTCGTCATCGGCCCCTCGGGCTCCGGGAAGTCGACGCTCATGCGCTCGCTCAACCGGCTCGTCGACGTCACCTCGGGCGCCGTCCTGGTCGACGGCGAGAGCCTGACCAAGGCGGGCGGGGCGCGGCTGCGGGCCGTGCGCCGCCGTGTGGCCATGGTGTTCCAGCACGCGAACCTCGTCGGGCGCCTGACGGTGCTCCAGAACGTGCTGCACGGTCGCCTCGGCCACATGGGAACCCTCGCCGGCATGTTCGGCCGCTACACCGAGGCCGACAAGCAGACCGCCGTCGACCTGCTGCGCGAGATCGAGCTCGGCGAGCACATGTACAACCGCGCCGCTGAGCTCTCCGGCGGTCAGAAGCAGCGCGTCGGCATCGCCCGCGCCATCATCCAGGACCCCTCGGTCCTGCTGTGCGACGAGCCGATCGCGTCGCTCGACCCCTCGGTGTCCAAGGTCATCATGGACATGATCTTCCAGATGGCCACCTCGCGGAACATCACCGCGATCGTCAACCTGCACCAGATCGACGTCGCGCTGCGCTACGCGACGCGCATCATCGGCATGCACAAGGGCGAGATCGTGTTCGACGGCCCGCCCGCGGACCTCACCGCCGAGACCATCGAGCGCATCTACGACACCCCGGTCGGCGAGCTGATGATCGGCGAGGAGCTTCGCGGTGAGCGCTGA
- the ndk gene encoding nucleoside-diphosphate kinase: MTQTTPTTPHTAAPTAERTLVLVKPDGVRRGLSGEVLRRIEAKGYRLAAVQLVHATPELLTQHYAEHAGKPFFGSLVEFMLSGPTLAVVAEGVRVIEGFRSLAGATDPTTAAPGTIRGDLGRAWDGAVMQNIVHGSDSPESAAREIGLWFPGL; this comes from the coding sequence ATGACGCAGACGACGCCGACGACGCCGCACACCGCCGCCCCCACCGCTGAGCGCACGCTTGTTCTGGTCAAGCCCGACGGCGTACGCCGCGGGCTGTCCGGAGAGGTGCTGCGCCGCATCGAGGCCAAGGGCTACCGGCTCGCCGCGGTCCAGCTCGTCCACGCCACCCCCGAGCTGCTCACCCAGCACTACGCCGAGCACGCGGGCAAGCCGTTCTTCGGCTCGCTCGTGGAGTTCATGCTCTCGGGTCCCACGCTCGCGGTGGTCGCCGAGGGCGTCCGCGTGATCGAGGGCTTCCGCTCGCTCGCGGGCGCCACGGACCCGACGACGGCGGCGCCGGGCACCATCCGCGGTGATCTGGGCCGCGCGTGGGACGGCGCCGTCATGCAGAACATCGTGCACGGCTCGGACTCGCCGGAGTCGGCCGCGCGTGAGATCGGGCTCTGGTTCCCGGGTCTCTGA